From one Rosa rugosa chromosome 4, drRosRugo1.1, whole genome shotgun sequence genomic stretch:
- the LOC133743419 gene encoding disease resistance protein RPM1-like: MAESSVIYLLEKLADIFENDDHLLGVLFGGVREEGVYLRGEFERMRAFLRTADALQETDQEVEVWVKQVRDVAHEAEDILDEFTLLHKHDHGHGISGSLRTLGCCIKNAKACYRIASELKAINSRIKNISEVHKRLRHKFIKAEQGPGSDSVGNTWQDRRGDALLLDVSDLVGLDEPKKQLVGWLFKSSPGRKVVSLAGMGGMGKSTLAKQVYDDPEVKKHFKVCAWITVNRSFKSGEILKDMAQQLFKAIRRRVPQVVANMDNDQLKTTIKELLQQRRYLIVLDDVWHLCEWHAIQNALPNNSCGSRIMLTTRNSEVASTTRVLSDGKAYDLKPLPPPESWELFCRKAFRHNKCPPHLEDICKDILKKCEGLPLAIVAISGVLATKDTRRIDEWDMVSRSLGAEIEGNDKLNYLKKVLSLSFSDLPYFLKSCFLYLSIFPEGHLIERMRLIRLWVAEGFIEAKEGRTLEEVADDYLHELLNRSLMQVATTTPDGRVKTCRIHDLLREIIISKSRDQNFTTIVKEKSVPAQWSDKIRRLSIHHRLQSVQPNRSVSQLRSLFMFGASRKPSITALFPSGFRLLNVLDLHSAPLKRFPVEVVDLYFLKYLSLRETKVKTVPRFIGKLQNLETLDLKHSYVSELPDEILKLQRLRHLLVYQHEFVSYEQFNSKNGFKVTPKIGVLRALQKLCFIEVNQDGGTIIRELGKLTQLRRLGLLKLRKADGKALCSSIAKLSNLRALSIASVKEDETIDLQHLYSPPSLLQRLYMRGHLDALPHWIPSLPSLVRLSLKWSRLKDDPLISLRHIPNLVQLELCQVFVGDRLCFKADGFRKLKILSLEKFDELRCIDVEMGAMECLEKLSIQRCKRLENVPSGIEHLHKLKFLEFSDMPVDLMKTIRPDGKDNWRVSHVPEVYSTYWREGGWEVYSIDSMTDGEYCPLPSNLFSHELQTRWKSWK; this comes from the coding sequence ATGGCAGAGAGTTCGGTTATTTATCTGCTGGAAAAGCTTGCAGACATTTTCGAAAATGACGACCACTTGTTGGGAGTCCTATTCGGAGGTGTTAGAGAAGAAGGGGTCTATCTTCGAGGAGAATTTGAAAGGATGAGAGCCTTCCTGAGGACTGCAGATGCATTGCAAGAAACTGATCAAGAAGTCGAAGTCTGGGTCAAGCAAGTCAGAGATGTTGCTCATGAAGCTGAAGATATTCTAGATGAATTCACTTTGCTCCACAAACATGATCACGGCCATGGAATCTCTGGTTCTCTACGCACTTTGGGATGCTGTATCAAGAATGCAAAAGCTTGTTACCGAATTGCTTCCGAGTTAAAAGCCATCAACTCAAGAATCAAAAACATTTCTGAGGTTCATAAGAGACTCCGTCACAAGTTCATCAAAGCTGAACAAGGTCCAGGATCTGATAGTGTGGGAAATACATGGCAAGACCGTCGGGGAGATGCCCTTCTTTTAGATGTATCTGATCTTGTGGGCCTTGATGAGCCTAAAAAACAGCTGGTGGGGTGGCTGTTTAAGAGTAGTCCTGGGCGGAAAGTGGTTTCATTGGCTGGAATGGGGGGGATGGGGAAGTCCACTTTGGCAAAGCAAGTCTATGATGATCCAGAAGTGAAAAAACATTTCAAAGTGTGTGCATGGATCACTGTCAATCGATCCTTCAAATCTGGAGAAATTCTCAAAGACATGGCTCAACAACTCTTCAAAGCAATCAGGAGACGAGTTCCACAAGTAGTCGCAAACATGGACAATGATCAGCTGAAGACAACAATCAAGGAGCTGTTACAGCAAAGGAGGTACCTAATTGTTTTGGATGATGTATGGCACCTGTGTGAATGGCATGCTATTCAAAACGCATTGCCTAACAACAGTTGTGGCAGCCGAATTATGCTCACTACAAGAAATTCAGAAGTAGCCTCCACCACTCGTGTACTCTCTGATGGTAAGGCCTATGACTTAAAGCCCTTGCCTCCTCCAGAGTCTTGGGAACTATTTTGCAGAAAGGCATTTCGGCATAACAAATGCCCTCCTCACTTGGAGGATATATGTAAGGACATCTTAAAAAAATGTGAGGGTCTTCCCCTTGCGATTGTTGCAATCAGTGGTGTTTTGGCTACAAAAGATACAAGACGGATTGATGAGTGGGATATGGTTAGCCGCAGCCTTGGGGCAGAAATTGAGGGTAATGACAAGCTCAACTATTTGAAAAAGGTTCTTTCACTCAGTTTTAGTGATTTGCCTTACTTCCTCAAATCGTGCTTCTTATACCTGAGCATCTTCCCTGAGGGCCATCTGATTGAACGCATGAGGCTAATCCGGTTATGGGTAGCAGAGGGATTCATTGAAGCTAAAGAGGGGAGAACACTGGAAGAAGTAGCAGATGACTATCTCCATGAACTCTTGAACAGAAGCCTAATGCAAGTGGCCACAACTACTCCTGATGGAAGGGTCAAAACATGTCGGATCCATGACCTTTTGCGGGAGATCATCATCTCCAAGTCAAGAGATCAAAACTTCACCACAATTGTGAAAGAAAAAAGTGTGCCTGCGCAATGGTCTGATAAAATTCGACGCCTATCTATACATCACAGGCTACAATCTGTGCAGCCAAACAGGTCAGTTTCCCAATTACGTTCGTTATTCATGTTTGGGGCCAGTAGAAAGCCTTCCATCACCGCATTATTCCCCAGCGGTTTTAGGCTGCTAAATGTGTTAGACTTGCATAGCGCACCTTTAAAAAGATTTCCAGTTGAAGTTGTGGACTTGTACTTCTTGAAATACCTGAGCTTGAGGGAAACCAAGGTGAAAACTGTTCCAAGATTCATTGGGAAGCTTCAGAATCTAGAAACTCTAGATCTTAAGCATTCCTATGTCAGTGAACTCCCTGATGAGATCCTCAAGCTTCAACGCCTACGCCATCTTCTGGTATATCAGCATGAATTTGTGTCTTATGAACAGTTTAATTCAAAGAATGGATTTAAGGTTACCCCAAAAATAGGTGTCTTGCGAGCATTACAAAAGCTCTGTTTCATAGAGGTGAACCAAGATGGTGGCACAATTATAAGAGAGCTAGGGAAGCTAACTCAACTGCGGAGGTTAGGTCTTTtaaaattgagaaaagcagaTGGAAAGGCTCTATGTTCGTCCATTGCAAAGCTGAGTAATCTTCGTGCACTATCCATAGCTTCAGTGAAAGAAGATGAGACCATTGATCTTCAACACCTTTATTCTCCTCCTTCGTTGCTCCAGCGGCTCTACATGAGAGGACATTTGGACGCATTACCCCACTGGATTCCTTCTCTTCCAAGCCTAGTGAGATTGTCCCTGAAATGGAGTAGGCTAAAGGATGATCCGCTCATCTCTCTACGACATATTCCCAATCTTGTTCAACTTGAATTATGTCAAGTATTTGTTGGAGACAGATTGTGCTTCAAGGCTGATGGGTTTAGAAAGCTGAAGATTTTAAGCCTGGAGAAATTCGATGAACTTAGGTGCATAGACGTGGAGATGGGTGCAATGGAATGTCTTGAAAAGCTAAGCATCCAACGGTGTAAGCGTCTGGAGAATGTGCCATCAGGGATTGAGCATCTGCATAAGTTGAAATTTCTTGAGTTTTCTGATATGCCAGTGGATTTGATGAAGACAATCCGTCCAGATGGAAAAGATAATTGGAGAGTCTCGCATGTCCCCGAAGTTTATTCAACATACTGGAGAGAAGGGGGATGGGAGGTGTATTCCATAGACAGCATGACTGATGGAGAGTACTGTCCCCTGCCCAGCAATCTCTTCAGCCACGAACTCCAAACAAGATGGAAATCATGGAAGTAA
- the LOC133745968 gene encoding disease resistance protein RPM1-like gives MAESSVNLLLEKLGGIFQNEVHLLGVLLGGVQEEAINLRGEFERMRAFLRTADALQETDQEVKVWVKQVRDIAHEAEDILDEFTLLHEHDHGDGIYGSLCRLSCCIKNAKACYRIACQLKAINSRVKSISEVHKRLQHKFIKAEEGLGFDSVGNTWQDRRGDALLLDKSDLVGIHEPKNQLVGWLFKDNSGRKVVSLAGMGGIGKTTLAKQVYDDPQVEKHFEVRAWVTVNRSIKSGDLLKDMVQQLFKASRRRVPEVIANMDNNQLKATIKELLQERRYLIVLDDVWHLYEWDTIQHALPNNSCGSRVMLTTRNAEIASTTRTLSDGKTFELKPIPPIESWDLFCRKVFQLNKCPPHLEDICKDILKKCEGLPLAIVTISSVLATKDERRMDEWDMVARSLGAEIEGNDKLKYLKKVLLLSFNDLPYFLKSCFLYLSIFPEGHLIERMRLIRLWVAEGLIEAKEGRTPEEVADDYLHELLNRSLIQVARITSDGRIRTCRIHEFLREIIISKSRDQNFTTIVKEKSVPAHWSDKIRRLSIQSTLQNVKPNRSVSQLRSLFMFGVAQKLSIPTLFPKGFRLLNVLDLRSSPLKKFPVEVVDLYFLKYLSLRKTKVKTVPRFIGKLQNLETLDLKQSYVIELPVEILKLQRLRHLLVCRYQFISNEYFDVKNGFKVTPKIGGLRALQKLCFIEVNQDGGTIIRELGKLNQLRRLGLIKLRKVDGKALSSSIAKLSNLRALSITSVEADEIIDLQHLSSPPLLLQRLYMTGRLEALPHWIPSLPNLVRLSLKWSRLRDDPLIYLRHIPNLVLLELCRAFTGDRLCLKADGFMKLKILSLDKLDELRCIDVEMGAMDSLEKLSIQRCKLLENVPSGIEHLHKLKVLEFSDLPVDLMKTIRPDGKDNWRVSHVPEVSSTYWT, from the coding sequence ATGGCAGAGAGTTCAGTTAATCTTCTGCTAGAGAAACTTGGAGGCATTTTCCAAAATGAGGTACACTTGTTGGGTGTATTGTTAGGAGGGGTTCAAGAAGAAGCGATCAATCTTCGAGGCGAGTTTGAAAGAATGAGGGCCTTCCTGAGGACTGCAGATGCATTGCAGGAAACCGATCAGGAAGTCAAAGTTTGGGTTAAGCAAGTCAGAGATATTGCTCATGAAGCTGAAGATATTCTAGATGAATTTACTTTGCTCCACGAACATGATCATGGGGATGGAATCTATGGTTCTCTCTGCAGATTGAGTTGCTGTATCAAGAATGCAAAAGCTTGTTATCGGATTGCTTGCCAGTTAAAAGCCATCAACTCAAGAGTCAAAAGTATTTCAGAGGTTCATAAGAGACTCCAACACAAATTCATCAAAGCCGAAGAAGGACTGGGATTTGACAGTGTTGGAAATACATGGCAAGACCGTCGAGGAGATGCGCTTCTTCTAGACAAATCTGATCTTGTGGGCATTCATGAGCCTAAAAATCAGCTTGTGGGGTGGCTGTTTAAAGACAATTCTGGGCGCAAAGTGGTTTCCTTGGCTGGAATGGGAGGAATAGGGAAGACCACCTTGGCCAAGCAAGTATATGATGATCCACAAGTGGAAAAGCATTTTGAAGTGCGTGCATGGGTCACTGTCAATCGATCCATCAAATCTGGAGACCTTCTCAAAGACATGGTTCAACAACTCTTCAAAGCAAGCAGGAGACGAGTTCCAGAAGTAATTGCAAACATGGACAACAATCAACTGAAGGCGACAATCAAGGAGCTGCTACAGGAAAGAAGGTATCTGATTGTCTTGGATGATGTTTGGCATCTATATGAATGGGATACTATTCAACATGCACTGCCTAACAACAGTTGTGGCAGCCGAGTTATGCTCACAACAAGAAATGCTGAAATAGCCTCTACTACTCGCACACTCTCTGATGGTAAGACCTTTGAATTGAAGCCTATACCTCCTATAGAGTCTTGGGATCTATTTTGCAGAAAGGTGTTTCAACTGAACAAATGCCCTCCTCATTTGGAGGATATTTGTAAGGACATTTTAAAGAAGTGTGAGGGGCTTCCCCTTGCGATTGTCACAATTAGTAGTGTTTTGGCTACAAAAGATGAAAGACGAATGGACGAGTGGGATATGGTTGCCCGCAGCCTTGGGGCAGAAATTGAGGGTAATGACAAGCTCAAGTATTTGAAAAAGGTTCTGTTACTCAGCTTTAATGACTTGCCATACTTCCTCAAATCCTGCTTCTTGTACCTGAGCATCTTTCCTGAGGGTCATCTGATTGAACGAATGAGGCTAATCCGGTTATGGGTAGCAGAGGGGTTAATTGAAGCTAAAGAGGGGAGAACACCAGAAGAAGTGGCAGATGACTATCTCCATGAACTCTTGAATAGAAGCCTAATACAAGTGGCGAGAATTACTTCTGATGGAAGGATCAGAACGTGTCGGATCCATGAGTTTTTGAGGGAGATCATCATCTCCAAGTCAAGAGATCAGAACTTCACCACAATTGTGAAAGAAAAGAGTGTGCCTGCGCATTGGTCTGATAAAATCCGACGCCTATCCATCCAGAGCACACTACAAAATGTGAAGCCAAATAGGTCAGTATCCCAATTACGCTCACTGTTCATGTTTGGGGTTGCTCAAAAGCTATCCATCCCTACATTATTCCCTAAAGGTTTCAGGCTGCTAAATGTCTTGGACTTGCGTAGCTcacccttaaagaaatttccaGTTGAAGTTGTGGACTTGTACTTCTTGAAATACTTGAGCTTGAGGAAAACCAAGGTGAAAACTGTGCCGAGATTCATTGGGAAGCTTCAGAATCTAGAAACTCTAGATCTTAAGCAGTCCTATGTCATTGAACTCCCTGTTGAGATCCTGAAGCTCCAACGCCTACGCCATCTTCTAGTGTGTCGATATCAGTTTATATCCAATGAATATTTTGATGTAAAGAATGGTTTTAAGGTCACACCAAAAATAGGAGGTTTGCGAGCATTGCAGAAGCTCTGTTTCATAGAGGTAAACCAAGATGGTGGCACTATAATAAGAGAACTTGGGAAGCTAAATCAGCTGAGAAGGTTAGGCCTTATAAAATTGAGAAAAGTGGATGGGAAGGCTCTATCTTCATCCATTGCAAAGCTGAGTAATCTTCGTGCGCTGTCTATAACTTCAGTGGAAGCAGATGAGATCATTGATCTTCAACacctttcttctcctcctttgTTGCTTCAGCGGCTCTACATGACCGGACGTTTGGAAGCATTACCTCACTGGATTCCTTCTCTTCCAAACCTAGTCAGATTGTCTCTGAAATGGAGTAGGCTAAGGGATGATCCACTCATCTATCTACGACATATTCCCAATCTTGTTTTACTTGAACTATGTCGAGCATTTACCGGAGACAGATTGTGTTTAAAGGCTGATGGGTTTATGAAGCTGAAGATCTTAAGCCTGGACAAACTCGATGAACTTAGGTGCATAGACGTAGAGATGGGTGCAATGGATTCTCTTGAGAAGCTAAGCATCCAACGGTGTAAGCTTCTGGAGAATGTGCCATCCGGGATTGAGCATCTGCATAAGTTGAAAGTTCTCGAGTTTTCTGATCTGCCAGTGGATTTGATGAAGACGATCCGACCAGATGGAAAAGATAATTGGAGAGTCTCGCATGTCCCTGAAGTTTCTTCAACATACTGGACATGA